TATTCGAACAAAAGATATGGGTAGACAGTCATCAAGTGAGACTTCGCAGAGGAGCAGGGACGACTTTTTGTTGGAACGAGTATAATCAGGGGGAGTATGTTACGTTAAACGATCAAAATGTTGTTTGCCCTGAATGCGGTTGGTGGATATGCCACAAATGTGGTTCTTGCAGATGCAATAAACCCCAAAAATAAATAAAATATTAGCAGGAATTTTTAATAACAATGAGAATTTTATATAATCTATACTAATACTAATGATTTAAAGACTAAAGGGGTGGTGAACATACTGCGGGGAGTAAGGGGAGCTACAACTGTTATAAACAATGATCGACAGGAAATATCGGTACGGGTAATAGAATTATTGAATGAAATAGTCAAAGAAAATGGTTTGGAGAAGGAAGATATCGCAGCGGCTATTTTTAGTTCCACCCCTGATTTGAATGCCGGTTTTCCTGCTGTAGGCGCCAGAATGCTTGGCTGGAATGAGGTTCCTCTGTTCGGTACACAGGAGGTCGAATGTCCCGATGCATTACCGCGCTGTATTCGGGTCCTCATACTGTGGAATACGGACCGCAACCAAAATCAAATTAAGCATATCTATTTGCACCATGCTGTTGCTTTGCGACAAGATATTGCTGACCAACCGGTATAAGACACGGCAGGCTGAATAAAGTAAAGTAGTAACCCGCCTTAGACTTTGTGCCTAAGACGGGTTTAACTTTTTTCGCCGGAGTTTATTCATAAATATTAATAATATTATACGTCGAATCCCGCTCAACCGGAATTCGACCGGTCTGTTTAATCATTTGAATCATAGTATCGACAGATAAGGTTTGTCCGGAATTTGCTCCTGCGGCATGAGTTATTTTTTCTTCATTTACCGTGCCGTCAATATCATTGGCGCCAAATCCCAAAGCAAGTTGCGCGATTGATACTGTAAGCATTACCCAGTAGGCTTTAATATTTTTAAAGTTATCCAACATCAGGCGGGCTATAGCCATCATCTTCAAATCTTCCCAGGAAGATACTCTCTGCACCCGTTCTTCCAGACACGTATTAGCCGGATGAAACGGAAGTCCGATATATGTTTGGAAACCGCCGGTTTCATCCTGTAGCGAACGGAGGGCAATTAAATGATCGATACGTTCTTCAAGTGTTTCAATATGCCCATATAGCATACTCGCATTGCTCCGAATGCCAAGGCTATGGGCAATGCGGGCAACTTCCAGCCATTCTCCTGCGCTTGCTTTGTTCGGACAAACTTCCCGGCGGACTCGTTCACTAAAAATTTCAGC
This window of the Methylomusa anaerophila genome carries:
- the aroH gene encoding chorismate mutase; translated protein: MNILRGVRGATTVINNDRQEISVRVIELLNEIVKENGLEKEDIAAAIFSSTPDLNAGFPAVGARMLGWNEVPLFGTQEVECPDALPRCIRVLILWNTDRNQNQIKHIYLHHAVALRQDIADQPV
- the mqnE gene encoding aminofutalosine synthase MqnE; translated protein: MANKTRNTSYDDIADKVTTGTRLSREEGLALAACNDLAWLGYLANLARQRLAGDYVYFNINRHINLTNICTARCKFCAFGCDDTSSKAYAMTKEKILSIAKHAAKDEKLRELHIVSGLHPKWPFEYYVDIIKTLHETFPHLHLKAFTGVEICHFAKISGLSIAKILQTLKSAGLGSMPGGGAEIFSERVRREVCPNKASAGEWLEVARIAHSLGIRSNASMLYGHIETLEERIDHLIALRSLQDETGGFQTYIGLPFHPANTCLEERVQRVSSWEDLKMMAIARLMLDNFKNIKAYWVMLTVSIAQLALGFGANDIDGTVNEEKITHAAGANSGQTLSVDTMIQMIKQTGRIPVERDSTYNIINIYE